In Elephas maximus indicus isolate mEleMax1 chromosome 4, mEleMax1 primary haplotype, whole genome shotgun sequence, a genomic segment contains:
- the FAM186B gene encoding protein FAM186B isoform X3, with translation MQKDNSPQLVTPTSVKAIISRIEAAQLTRAQEGISTQLADILDNVNGVINRFQEELGYNLKEKAKSHQKEQKGKNRFILLEKIASFSKDAKTKEKHLYEILRWLGDWGDSLTYEIRNRKSEKEEEALDEWIEVMEKVLPLSLIATKGGIESLISLCSTLIEEQKKKTQMSKRTFWQGWREKSPQKSPPEPQPLSPEEMLQDKQTTCSRVSEVKSMLQELLDSTMFNKGEVRAIRYMSAVVENLNKALILQHQENRTLETKYRYMKIEMTKELSSQRLYFQKSLKILENKRDALLKQVEILGGKYHDLLLIKHALEFQLKKAQSARGQAEDLVKTFVDIPGPPEKETLPKKEIVMELPTKVLVSQQEPKKEEQLFLPHSPSPMATAWDSDGTPSAYQPLSTMATHSRIADVYRSKDIESLPPASPPSVDYKFPETGERPVEERLDHKDEDQEDLFQEEAQEKGELQVKVNFRKQQSPESSRKVSSESEEGPWEEEFSWQRRRQQWLEEEEMWLQRQKKWFLQEQEHQEKLRQWEMEETVREQRQRFIQPEKEQESPRRESEKPREDIERMIFMPTSRWRELEKAEPSLAPPSSRVQSARQGRRSYLPRSPSIPQSAPGSQRTVSSAEPALKPRTSRVRTKPKKSSSFPVTGTSIRKVTRPSLQASLVSPKEKVYRMDMEAQRKNLEILNKEAELGLPHYLRNKALELTTTTMELNLLRLQYLCHKYATYRRFQRLRQEVINHIQVMRITGATYKAQSLYIFLENIDRLQNLRLQTWTKKQKDLEEKRRECLSSMVTIFPKLQLEWNVHLNTPVVTSPKPRKSKSPPAFPRHIRSSGPSCKKPLEHFMSKQRECVPLRMARHQGSQMEAVWKTDVASSSHPIEKKTPPSLQWDQLGGYPDIPRLLALDVHSSYQKSLTSLKTWYLVAKPALMMEDFDSLDVL, from the exons ATGCAGAAGGACAACTCCCCACAGTTGGTGACCCCCACATCAGTGAAAGCCATCATCTCGAGGATTGAGGCTGCTCAGCTGACTCGGGCTCAGGAG GGTATTTCTACTCAGCTTGCAGACATCTTGGACAATGTCAATGGTGTCATCAACCGCTTCCAGGAAGAATTAGgatataatttaaaagaaaaggcaaaatctCACCAGAAGGAGCAAAAGGGCAAGAACAGATTCATCTTGCTGGAGAAAATTGCCTCCTTCTCCAAAGATGCTAAGACAAAAGAGAAGCACCTGTATGAAATTCTCCGCTGGCTGGGTGACTGGG GTGACAGTCTGACCTACGAGATCAGGAACAGAAAGagtgagaaggaagaggaagccCTGGATGAATGGATTGAGGTGATGGAGAAAGTACTGCCTCTGTCCCTCATCGCCACCAAGGGTGGCATTGAGTCTCTTATTTCCCTTTGCTCCACTCTCattgaagaacaaaagaaaaagacacaAA tgtCCAAACGCACCTTCTGGCAGGGCTGGCGGGAAAAGAGCCCGCAAAAATCTCCGCCTGAACCTCAGCCACTGAGCCCAGAGGAGATGCTCCAGGACAAGCAAACTACTTGCTCAAGGGTCTCTGAGGTAAAGTCCATGCTGCAGGAGCTCCTGGACTCCACCATGTTCAATAAGGGGGAGGTCAGGGCCATCAGGTATATGTCTGCCGTGGTGGAGAACCTCAACAAAGCCTTGATCCTCCAACATCAGGAGAATAGGACCCTGGAGACCAAGTACAGGTACATGAAAATAGAGATGACCAAAGAGCTCAGCAGCCAGAGGCTGTACTTCCAGAAGTCTCTCAAAATCCTTGAGAACAAGAGGGATGCCCTCCTGAAACAGGTAGAAATTCTCGGGGGAAAGTACCATGACCTTCTTCTGATTAAGCATGCCTTAGAATTCCAGCTGAAGAAAGCTCAGAGTGCTAGAGGTCAAGCAGAAGACTTGGTCAAGACTTTTGTTGACATTCCAGGTCCTCCTGAGAAAGAGACCCTTCCAAAGAAAGAAATagtcatggagctcccaacaaaAGTCTTGGTCTCTCAACAGGAGCCCAAGAAGGAGGAACAGTTGTTTTTACCACATTCTCCAAGTCCCATGGCTACAGCCTGGGACAGTGATGGTACACCTTCAGCATATCAGCCACTTTCCACCATGGCCACACATTCAAGGATTGCAGATGTGTACCGCAGCAAGGACATTGAAAGCCTCCCACCTGCATCACCACCCTCGGTGGATTATAAGTTTCCTGAGACAGGGGAGAGACCGGTGGAAGAAAGGCTGGATCACAAAGATGAAGACCAGGAGGATCTCTTCCAGGAAGAAGCCCAGGAGAAGGGAGAACTCCAAGTTAAGGTCAATTTTAGGAAGCAGCAGTCCCCAGAGAGCTCCAGAAAGGTGTCCTCAGAGAGTGAGGAGGGGCCCTGGGAGGAGGAATTCAGCTGGCAGAGGCGGAGGCAGCAgtggctggaggaggaggagatgtGGCTGCAGCGGCAGAAGAAGTGGTTCCTGCAGGAGCAGGAGCACCAGGAGAAGTTGCGGCAGTGGGAGATGGAGGAGACGGTGAGGGAGCAGCGGCAGAGATTCATCCAGCCAGAAAAGGAGCAAGAGAGCCCAAGGAGGGAGTCAGAGAAGCCAAGGGAGGACATAGAGAGGATGATCTTCATGCCCACCAGTCGATGGAGGGAATTGGAGAAGGCAGAGCCATCGTTGGCACCTCCTTCAAGCCGGGTCCAGTCTGCTCGCCAGGGCAGGAGGTCATACTTGCCCAGATCCCCTAGTATCCCGCAGTCTGCCCCAGGAAGCCAGAGGACCGTGAGTTCAGCAGAACCTGCCCTGAAACCACGGACATCTCGAGTTCGCACAAAGCCCAAGAAATCATCCTCCTTTCCTGTCACTGGGACATCCATCCGAAAGGTGACCAGGCCCTCTTTGCAGGCATCCTTGGTATCTCCTAAGGAGAAAGTGTACCGAATGGACATGGAGGCCCAGAGGAAGAACCTAGAGATCCTGAATAAGGAGGCTGAATTGGGGCTGCCCCACTACCTGCGCAACAAGGCCTTGGagcttaccaccaccaccatggagCTGAACTTGCTCAGGCTGCAGTACCTATGCCATAAGTACGCCACCTACAGACGCTTCCAGAGGCTTCG ACAAGAAGTGATCAACCACATACAAGTCATGAGAATAACTGGGGCTACCTACAAGGCCCAGAGCCTCTATATCTTCCTGGAAAACATTGACCGCCTACAGAACCTCAGGCTGCAGACCTGGACAAAAAAACAGAAGGACCTGGAGGAGAAGCGCCGAGAATGTCTGAGCAGCATGGTGACCATATTCCCCAAG CTCCAGCTGGAGTGGAACGTTCACCTAAACACCCCTGTGGTCACCTCCCCAAAGCCAAGGAAAAGCAAGTCGCCCCCAGCCTTCCCCCGACACATCCGTTCCAGTGGCCCCTCTTGCAAGAAGCCCCTGGAGCACTTTATGTCCAAGCAGCGGGAATGTGTGCCCCTGAGGATGGCCCG CCACCAGGGGAGTCAGATGGAGGCTGTCTGGAAGACTGATGTGGCCTCTTCCAGCCATCCAATAGAAAAGAAGACTCCCCCCAGCTTGCAGTGGGACCAGCTAGGGGGGTACCCAGACATTCCCCGGCTGTTGGCACTGGATGTCCATTCCTCCTACCAAAAAAGTTTGACGTCCCTCAAGACCTG GTACCTAGTGGCTAAGCCTGCTCTGATGATGGAGGACTTCGACTCTCTGGACGTTCTCTAG
- the FAM186B gene encoding protein FAM186B isoform X1, with protein sequence MQKDNSPQLVTPTSVKAIISRIEAAQLTRAQEGISTQLADILDNVNGVINRFQEELGYNLKEKAKSHQKEQKGKNRFILLEKIASFSKDAKTKEKHLYEILRWLGDWGDSLTYEIRNRKSEKEEEALDEWIEVMEKVLPLSLIATKGGIESLISLCSTLIEEQKKKTQMSKRTFWQGWREKSPQKSPPEPQPLSPEEMLQDKQTTCSRVSEVKSMLQELLDSTMFNKGEVRAIRYMSAVVENLNKALILQHQENRTLETKYRYMKIEMTKELSSQRLYFQKSLKILENKRDALLKQVEILGGKYHDLLLIKHALEFQLKKAQSARGQAEDLVKTFVDIPGPPEKETLPKKEIVMELPTKVLVSQQEPKKEEQLFLPHSPSPMATAWDSDGTPSAYQPLSTMATHSRIADVYRSKDIESLPPASPPSVDYKFPETGERPVEERLDHKDEDQEDLFQEEAQEKGELQVKVNFRKQQSPESSRKVSSESEEGPWEEEFSWQRRRQQWLEEEEMWLQRQKKWFLQEQEHQEKLRQWEMEETVREQRQRFIQPEKEQESPRRESEKPREDIERMIFMPTSRWRELEKAEPSLAPPSSRVQSARQGRRSYLPRSPSIPQSAPGSQRTVSSAEPALKPRTSRVRTKPKKSSSFPVTGTSIRKVTRPSLQASLVSPKEKVYRMDMEAQRKNLEILNKEAELGLPHYLRNKALELTTTTMELNLLRLQYLCHKYATYRRFQRLRQEVINHIQVMRITGATYKAQSLYIFLENIDRLQNLRLQTWTKKQKDLEEKRRECLSSMVTIFPKLQLEWNVHLNTPVVTSPKPRKSKSPPAFPRHIRSSGPSCKKPLEHFMSKQRECVPLRMARHQGSQMEAVWKTDVASSSHPIEKKTPPSLQWDQLGGYPDIPRLLALDVHSSYQKSLTSLKTCASTTQRKESQESTDESAELVHKKSSDSLPGTLKKQKDQDSTSPNPIP encoded by the exons ATGCAGAAGGACAACTCCCCACAGTTGGTGACCCCCACATCAGTGAAAGCCATCATCTCGAGGATTGAGGCTGCTCAGCTGACTCGGGCTCAGGAG GGTATTTCTACTCAGCTTGCAGACATCTTGGACAATGTCAATGGTGTCATCAACCGCTTCCAGGAAGAATTAGgatataatttaaaagaaaaggcaaaatctCACCAGAAGGAGCAAAAGGGCAAGAACAGATTCATCTTGCTGGAGAAAATTGCCTCCTTCTCCAAAGATGCTAAGACAAAAGAGAAGCACCTGTATGAAATTCTCCGCTGGCTGGGTGACTGGG GTGACAGTCTGACCTACGAGATCAGGAACAGAAAGagtgagaaggaagaggaagccCTGGATGAATGGATTGAGGTGATGGAGAAAGTACTGCCTCTGTCCCTCATCGCCACCAAGGGTGGCATTGAGTCTCTTATTTCCCTTTGCTCCACTCTCattgaagaacaaaagaaaaagacacaAA tgtCCAAACGCACCTTCTGGCAGGGCTGGCGGGAAAAGAGCCCGCAAAAATCTCCGCCTGAACCTCAGCCACTGAGCCCAGAGGAGATGCTCCAGGACAAGCAAACTACTTGCTCAAGGGTCTCTGAGGTAAAGTCCATGCTGCAGGAGCTCCTGGACTCCACCATGTTCAATAAGGGGGAGGTCAGGGCCATCAGGTATATGTCTGCCGTGGTGGAGAACCTCAACAAAGCCTTGATCCTCCAACATCAGGAGAATAGGACCCTGGAGACCAAGTACAGGTACATGAAAATAGAGATGACCAAAGAGCTCAGCAGCCAGAGGCTGTACTTCCAGAAGTCTCTCAAAATCCTTGAGAACAAGAGGGATGCCCTCCTGAAACAGGTAGAAATTCTCGGGGGAAAGTACCATGACCTTCTTCTGATTAAGCATGCCTTAGAATTCCAGCTGAAGAAAGCTCAGAGTGCTAGAGGTCAAGCAGAAGACTTGGTCAAGACTTTTGTTGACATTCCAGGTCCTCCTGAGAAAGAGACCCTTCCAAAGAAAGAAATagtcatggagctcccaacaaaAGTCTTGGTCTCTCAACAGGAGCCCAAGAAGGAGGAACAGTTGTTTTTACCACATTCTCCAAGTCCCATGGCTACAGCCTGGGACAGTGATGGTACACCTTCAGCATATCAGCCACTTTCCACCATGGCCACACATTCAAGGATTGCAGATGTGTACCGCAGCAAGGACATTGAAAGCCTCCCACCTGCATCACCACCCTCGGTGGATTATAAGTTTCCTGAGACAGGGGAGAGACCGGTGGAAGAAAGGCTGGATCACAAAGATGAAGACCAGGAGGATCTCTTCCAGGAAGAAGCCCAGGAGAAGGGAGAACTCCAAGTTAAGGTCAATTTTAGGAAGCAGCAGTCCCCAGAGAGCTCCAGAAAGGTGTCCTCAGAGAGTGAGGAGGGGCCCTGGGAGGAGGAATTCAGCTGGCAGAGGCGGAGGCAGCAgtggctggaggaggaggagatgtGGCTGCAGCGGCAGAAGAAGTGGTTCCTGCAGGAGCAGGAGCACCAGGAGAAGTTGCGGCAGTGGGAGATGGAGGAGACGGTGAGGGAGCAGCGGCAGAGATTCATCCAGCCAGAAAAGGAGCAAGAGAGCCCAAGGAGGGAGTCAGAGAAGCCAAGGGAGGACATAGAGAGGATGATCTTCATGCCCACCAGTCGATGGAGGGAATTGGAGAAGGCAGAGCCATCGTTGGCACCTCCTTCAAGCCGGGTCCAGTCTGCTCGCCAGGGCAGGAGGTCATACTTGCCCAGATCCCCTAGTATCCCGCAGTCTGCCCCAGGAAGCCAGAGGACCGTGAGTTCAGCAGAACCTGCCCTGAAACCACGGACATCTCGAGTTCGCACAAAGCCCAAGAAATCATCCTCCTTTCCTGTCACTGGGACATCCATCCGAAAGGTGACCAGGCCCTCTTTGCAGGCATCCTTGGTATCTCCTAAGGAGAAAGTGTACCGAATGGACATGGAGGCCCAGAGGAAGAACCTAGAGATCCTGAATAAGGAGGCTGAATTGGGGCTGCCCCACTACCTGCGCAACAAGGCCTTGGagcttaccaccaccaccatggagCTGAACTTGCTCAGGCTGCAGTACCTATGCCATAAGTACGCCACCTACAGACGCTTCCAGAGGCTTCG ACAAGAAGTGATCAACCACATACAAGTCATGAGAATAACTGGGGCTACCTACAAGGCCCAGAGCCTCTATATCTTCCTGGAAAACATTGACCGCCTACAGAACCTCAGGCTGCAGACCTGGACAAAAAAACAGAAGGACCTGGAGGAGAAGCGCCGAGAATGTCTGAGCAGCATGGTGACCATATTCCCCAAG CTCCAGCTGGAGTGGAACGTTCACCTAAACACCCCTGTGGTCACCTCCCCAAAGCCAAGGAAAAGCAAGTCGCCCCCAGCCTTCCCCCGACACATCCGTTCCAGTGGCCCCTCTTGCAAGAAGCCCCTGGAGCACTTTATGTCCAAGCAGCGGGAATGTGTGCCCCTGAGGATGGCCCG CCACCAGGGGAGTCAGATGGAGGCTGTCTGGAAGACTGATGTGGCCTCTTCCAGCCATCCAATAGAAAAGAAGACTCCCCCCAGCTTGCAGTGGGACCAGCTAGGGGGGTACCCAGACATTCCCCGGCTGTTGGCACTGGATGTCCATTCCTCCTACCAAAAAAGTTTGACGTCCCTCAAGACCTG TGCCTCAACAACCCAAAGGAAGGAAAGCCAGGAATCCACAGATGAGTCAGCTGAGCTTGTACACAAAAAATCCAGCGATTCCCTGCCTGGAACCCTAAAAAAGCAGAAGGACCAAGACAGTACCAGTCCAAACCCTATCCCATag
- the FAM186B gene encoding protein FAM186B isoform X2, translating into MDPDWEQGNQTEVLTLLPSSGISTQLADILDNVNGVINRFQEELGYNLKEKAKSHQKEQKGKNRFILLEKIASFSKDAKTKEKHLYEILRWLGDWGDSLTYEIRNRKSEKEEEALDEWIEVMEKVLPLSLIATKGGIESLISLCSTLIEEQKKKTQMSKRTFWQGWREKSPQKSPPEPQPLSPEEMLQDKQTTCSRVSEVKSMLQELLDSTMFNKGEVRAIRYMSAVVENLNKALILQHQENRTLETKYRYMKIEMTKELSSQRLYFQKSLKILENKRDALLKQVEILGGKYHDLLLIKHALEFQLKKAQSARGQAEDLVKTFVDIPGPPEKETLPKKEIVMELPTKVLVSQQEPKKEEQLFLPHSPSPMATAWDSDGTPSAYQPLSTMATHSRIADVYRSKDIESLPPASPPSVDYKFPETGERPVEERLDHKDEDQEDLFQEEAQEKGELQVKVNFRKQQSPESSRKVSSESEEGPWEEEFSWQRRRQQWLEEEEMWLQRQKKWFLQEQEHQEKLRQWEMEETVREQRQRFIQPEKEQESPRRESEKPREDIERMIFMPTSRWRELEKAEPSLAPPSSRVQSARQGRRSYLPRSPSIPQSAPGSQRTVSSAEPALKPRTSRVRTKPKKSSSFPVTGTSIRKVTRPSLQASLVSPKEKVYRMDMEAQRKNLEILNKEAELGLPHYLRNKALELTTTTMELNLLRLQYLCHKYATYRRFQRLRQEVINHIQVMRITGATYKAQSLYIFLENIDRLQNLRLQTWTKKQKDLEEKRRECLSSMVTIFPKLQLEWNVHLNTPVVTSPKPRKSKSPPAFPRHIRSSGPSCKKPLEHFMSKQRECVPLRMARHQGSQMEAVWKTDVASSSHPIEKKTPPSLQWDQLGGYPDIPRLLALDVHSSYQKSLTSLKTCASTTQRKESQESTDESAELVHKKSSDSLPGTLKKQKDQDSTSPNPIP; encoded by the exons GGTATTTCTACTCAGCTTGCAGACATCTTGGACAATGTCAATGGTGTCATCAACCGCTTCCAGGAAGAATTAGgatataatttaaaagaaaaggcaaaatctCACCAGAAGGAGCAAAAGGGCAAGAACAGATTCATCTTGCTGGAGAAAATTGCCTCCTTCTCCAAAGATGCTAAGACAAAAGAGAAGCACCTGTATGAAATTCTCCGCTGGCTGGGTGACTGGG GTGACAGTCTGACCTACGAGATCAGGAACAGAAAGagtgagaaggaagaggaagccCTGGATGAATGGATTGAGGTGATGGAGAAAGTACTGCCTCTGTCCCTCATCGCCACCAAGGGTGGCATTGAGTCTCTTATTTCCCTTTGCTCCACTCTCattgaagaacaaaagaaaaagacacaAA tgtCCAAACGCACCTTCTGGCAGGGCTGGCGGGAAAAGAGCCCGCAAAAATCTCCGCCTGAACCTCAGCCACTGAGCCCAGAGGAGATGCTCCAGGACAAGCAAACTACTTGCTCAAGGGTCTCTGAGGTAAAGTCCATGCTGCAGGAGCTCCTGGACTCCACCATGTTCAATAAGGGGGAGGTCAGGGCCATCAGGTATATGTCTGCCGTGGTGGAGAACCTCAACAAAGCCTTGATCCTCCAACATCAGGAGAATAGGACCCTGGAGACCAAGTACAGGTACATGAAAATAGAGATGACCAAAGAGCTCAGCAGCCAGAGGCTGTACTTCCAGAAGTCTCTCAAAATCCTTGAGAACAAGAGGGATGCCCTCCTGAAACAGGTAGAAATTCTCGGGGGAAAGTACCATGACCTTCTTCTGATTAAGCATGCCTTAGAATTCCAGCTGAAGAAAGCTCAGAGTGCTAGAGGTCAAGCAGAAGACTTGGTCAAGACTTTTGTTGACATTCCAGGTCCTCCTGAGAAAGAGACCCTTCCAAAGAAAGAAATagtcatggagctcccaacaaaAGTCTTGGTCTCTCAACAGGAGCCCAAGAAGGAGGAACAGTTGTTTTTACCACATTCTCCAAGTCCCATGGCTACAGCCTGGGACAGTGATGGTACACCTTCAGCATATCAGCCACTTTCCACCATGGCCACACATTCAAGGATTGCAGATGTGTACCGCAGCAAGGACATTGAAAGCCTCCCACCTGCATCACCACCCTCGGTGGATTATAAGTTTCCTGAGACAGGGGAGAGACCGGTGGAAGAAAGGCTGGATCACAAAGATGAAGACCAGGAGGATCTCTTCCAGGAAGAAGCCCAGGAGAAGGGAGAACTCCAAGTTAAGGTCAATTTTAGGAAGCAGCAGTCCCCAGAGAGCTCCAGAAAGGTGTCCTCAGAGAGTGAGGAGGGGCCCTGGGAGGAGGAATTCAGCTGGCAGAGGCGGAGGCAGCAgtggctggaggaggaggagatgtGGCTGCAGCGGCAGAAGAAGTGGTTCCTGCAGGAGCAGGAGCACCAGGAGAAGTTGCGGCAGTGGGAGATGGAGGAGACGGTGAGGGAGCAGCGGCAGAGATTCATCCAGCCAGAAAAGGAGCAAGAGAGCCCAAGGAGGGAGTCAGAGAAGCCAAGGGAGGACATAGAGAGGATGATCTTCATGCCCACCAGTCGATGGAGGGAATTGGAGAAGGCAGAGCCATCGTTGGCACCTCCTTCAAGCCGGGTCCAGTCTGCTCGCCAGGGCAGGAGGTCATACTTGCCCAGATCCCCTAGTATCCCGCAGTCTGCCCCAGGAAGCCAGAGGACCGTGAGTTCAGCAGAACCTGCCCTGAAACCACGGACATCTCGAGTTCGCACAAAGCCCAAGAAATCATCCTCCTTTCCTGTCACTGGGACATCCATCCGAAAGGTGACCAGGCCCTCTTTGCAGGCATCCTTGGTATCTCCTAAGGAGAAAGTGTACCGAATGGACATGGAGGCCCAGAGGAAGAACCTAGAGATCCTGAATAAGGAGGCTGAATTGGGGCTGCCCCACTACCTGCGCAACAAGGCCTTGGagcttaccaccaccaccatggagCTGAACTTGCTCAGGCTGCAGTACCTATGCCATAAGTACGCCACCTACAGACGCTTCCAGAGGCTTCG ACAAGAAGTGATCAACCACATACAAGTCATGAGAATAACTGGGGCTACCTACAAGGCCCAGAGCCTCTATATCTTCCTGGAAAACATTGACCGCCTACAGAACCTCAGGCTGCAGACCTGGACAAAAAAACAGAAGGACCTGGAGGAGAAGCGCCGAGAATGTCTGAGCAGCATGGTGACCATATTCCCCAAG CTCCAGCTGGAGTGGAACGTTCACCTAAACACCCCTGTGGTCACCTCCCCAAAGCCAAGGAAAAGCAAGTCGCCCCCAGCCTTCCCCCGACACATCCGTTCCAGTGGCCCCTCTTGCAAGAAGCCCCTGGAGCACTTTATGTCCAAGCAGCGGGAATGTGTGCCCCTGAGGATGGCCCG CCACCAGGGGAGTCAGATGGAGGCTGTCTGGAAGACTGATGTGGCCTCTTCCAGCCATCCAATAGAAAAGAAGACTCCCCCCAGCTTGCAGTGGGACCAGCTAGGGGGGTACCCAGACATTCCCCGGCTGTTGGCACTGGATGTCCATTCCTCCTACCAAAAAAGTTTGACGTCCCTCAAGACCTG TGCCTCAACAACCCAAAGGAAGGAAAGCCAGGAATCCACAGATGAGTCAGCTGAGCTTGTACACAAAAAATCCAGCGATTCCCTGCCTGGAACCCTAAAAAAGCAGAAGGACCAAGACAGTACCAGTCCAAACCCTATCCCATag
- the FAM186B gene encoding protein FAM186B isoform X4 gives MQKDNSPQLVTPTSVKAIISRIEAAQLTRAQEGISTQLADILDNVNGVINRFQEELGYNLKEKAKSHQKEQKGKNRFILLEKIASFSKDAKTKEKHLYEILRWLGDWGDSLTYEIRNRKSEKEEEALDEWIEVMEKVLPLSLIATKGGIESLISLCSTLIEEQKKKTQMSKRTFWQGWREKSPQKSPPEPQPLSPEEMLQDKQTTCSRVSEVKSMLQELLDSTMFNKGEVRAIRYMSAVVENLNKALILQHQENRTLETKYRYMKIEMTKELSSQRLYFQKSLKILENKRDALLKQVEILGGKYHDLLLIKHALEFQLKKAQSARGQAEDLVKTFVDIPGPPEKETLPKKEIVMELPTKVLVSQQEPKKEEQLFLPHSPSPMATAWDSDGTPSAYQPLSTMATHSRIADVYRSKDIESLPPASPPSVDYKFPETGERPVEERLDHKDEDQEDLFQEEAQEKGELQVKVNFRKQQSPESSRKVSSESEEGPWEEEFSWQRRRQQWLEEEEMWLQRQKKWFLQEQEHQEKLRQWEMEETVREQRQRFIQPEKEQESPRRESEKPREDIERMIFMPTSRWRELEKAEPSLAPPSSRVQSARQGRRSYLPRSPSIPQSAPGSQRTVSSAEPALKPRTSRVRTKPKKSSSFPVTGTSIRKVTRPSLQASLVSPKEKVYRMDMEAQRKNLEILNKEAELGLPHYLRNKALELTTTTMELNLLRLQYLCHKYATYRRFQRLRQEVINHIQVMRITGATYKAQSLYIFLENIDRLQNLRLQTWTKKQKDLEEKRRECLSSMVTIFPKPPGESDGGCLED, from the exons ATGCAGAAGGACAACTCCCCACAGTTGGTGACCCCCACATCAGTGAAAGCCATCATCTCGAGGATTGAGGCTGCTCAGCTGACTCGGGCTCAGGAG GGTATTTCTACTCAGCTTGCAGACATCTTGGACAATGTCAATGGTGTCATCAACCGCTTCCAGGAAGAATTAGgatataatttaaaagaaaaggcaaaatctCACCAGAAGGAGCAAAAGGGCAAGAACAGATTCATCTTGCTGGAGAAAATTGCCTCCTTCTCCAAAGATGCTAAGACAAAAGAGAAGCACCTGTATGAAATTCTCCGCTGGCTGGGTGACTGGG GTGACAGTCTGACCTACGAGATCAGGAACAGAAAGagtgagaaggaagaggaagccCTGGATGAATGGATTGAGGTGATGGAGAAAGTACTGCCTCTGTCCCTCATCGCCACCAAGGGTGGCATTGAGTCTCTTATTTCCCTTTGCTCCACTCTCattgaagaacaaaagaaaaagacacaAA tgtCCAAACGCACCTTCTGGCAGGGCTGGCGGGAAAAGAGCCCGCAAAAATCTCCGCCTGAACCTCAGCCACTGAGCCCAGAGGAGATGCTCCAGGACAAGCAAACTACTTGCTCAAGGGTCTCTGAGGTAAAGTCCATGCTGCAGGAGCTCCTGGACTCCACCATGTTCAATAAGGGGGAGGTCAGGGCCATCAGGTATATGTCTGCCGTGGTGGAGAACCTCAACAAAGCCTTGATCCTCCAACATCAGGAGAATAGGACCCTGGAGACCAAGTACAGGTACATGAAAATAGAGATGACCAAAGAGCTCAGCAGCCAGAGGCTGTACTTCCAGAAGTCTCTCAAAATCCTTGAGAACAAGAGGGATGCCCTCCTGAAACAGGTAGAAATTCTCGGGGGAAAGTACCATGACCTTCTTCTGATTAAGCATGCCTTAGAATTCCAGCTGAAGAAAGCTCAGAGTGCTAGAGGTCAAGCAGAAGACTTGGTCAAGACTTTTGTTGACATTCCAGGTCCTCCTGAGAAAGAGACCCTTCCAAAGAAAGAAATagtcatggagctcccaacaaaAGTCTTGGTCTCTCAACAGGAGCCCAAGAAGGAGGAACAGTTGTTTTTACCACATTCTCCAAGTCCCATGGCTACAGCCTGGGACAGTGATGGTACACCTTCAGCATATCAGCCACTTTCCACCATGGCCACACATTCAAGGATTGCAGATGTGTACCGCAGCAAGGACATTGAAAGCCTCCCACCTGCATCACCACCCTCGGTGGATTATAAGTTTCCTGAGACAGGGGAGAGACCGGTGGAAGAAAGGCTGGATCACAAAGATGAAGACCAGGAGGATCTCTTCCAGGAAGAAGCCCAGGAGAAGGGAGAACTCCAAGTTAAGGTCAATTTTAGGAAGCAGCAGTCCCCAGAGAGCTCCAGAAAGGTGTCCTCAGAGAGTGAGGAGGGGCCCTGGGAGGAGGAATTCAGCTGGCAGAGGCGGAGGCAGCAgtggctggaggaggaggagatgtGGCTGCAGCGGCAGAAGAAGTGGTTCCTGCAGGAGCAGGAGCACCAGGAGAAGTTGCGGCAGTGGGAGATGGAGGAGACGGTGAGGGAGCAGCGGCAGAGATTCATCCAGCCAGAAAAGGAGCAAGAGAGCCCAAGGAGGGAGTCAGAGAAGCCAAGGGAGGACATAGAGAGGATGATCTTCATGCCCACCAGTCGATGGAGGGAATTGGAGAAGGCAGAGCCATCGTTGGCACCTCCTTCAAGCCGGGTCCAGTCTGCTCGCCAGGGCAGGAGGTCATACTTGCCCAGATCCCCTAGTATCCCGCAGTCTGCCCCAGGAAGCCAGAGGACCGTGAGTTCAGCAGAACCTGCCCTGAAACCACGGACATCTCGAGTTCGCACAAAGCCCAAGAAATCATCCTCCTTTCCTGTCACTGGGACATCCATCCGAAAGGTGACCAGGCCCTCTTTGCAGGCATCCTTGGTATCTCCTAAGGAGAAAGTGTACCGAATGGACATGGAGGCCCAGAGGAAGAACCTAGAGATCCTGAATAAGGAGGCTGAATTGGGGCTGCCCCACTACCTGCGCAACAAGGCCTTGGagcttaccaccaccaccatggagCTGAACTTGCTCAGGCTGCAGTACCTATGCCATAAGTACGCCACCTACAGACGCTTCCAGAGGCTTCG ACAAGAAGTGATCAACCACATACAAGTCATGAGAATAACTGGGGCTACCTACAAGGCCCAGAGCCTCTATATCTTCCTGGAAAACATTGACCGCCTACAGAACCTCAGGCTGCAGACCTGGACAAAAAAACAGAAGGACCTGGAGGAGAAGCGCCGAGAATGTCTGAGCAGCATGGTGACCATATTCCCCAAG CCACCAGGGGAGTCAGATGGAGGCTGTCTGGAAGACTGA